CGGTTGCGGCACATTACGATGAAACTGAGGAAACTCCTTGGGAAATCATAAAAAAAGCTCATAAGATCGGATTAACCACATTTTCGTATCCGGAAGAATATGGCGGCGGTGGAATTGACGACCCGATCACCAACTTGCTGGTTACAGAAGAGCTGTCCTGGGGATGCGCCGGGATTAATGTAGCCATTAACGGTACGCATCTTCCCATGGCTGCCATTATGGCGATGGGTACGAAAGCACAAAAAGACAAGTGGATTCCTCAGTTTTGCGATCCGAACAACGTAAAAATCGGTGCTATGGGGTTGACCGAACCAGGTGCTGGTTCCGATGTGTCTTCCATTCAGACCACCGCCCGCCGGGAAGGCGATTACTACGTGTTGAACGGCACCAAGCAGTTTATTACGAACGGGGGTATTGCCGACGTTCATGTGGTGTTCGCTACGTTAGACCGCAGCAAAGGATGGGGCGGCGTGGCCGCATTCCTGATTGATGACAAGAACACGCCCGGTTTTTCAATGGGCCGCAAAGAGAGAAAAATGGGTGTTCGCGCTTCTCACACGGCACAGCTGATTCTGGAGGATGTCAAGGTTCCTGTTGAAAATCGGCTCGGCGGGGAACCGGGGGATCCGGAATATGTGCCGGGAGCTTTGGGAGCGTTGAAGATGCTCGAACATACACGTCCGGGTGTTGCCGCTGCCGCGTTGGGGATTGCCCGTGCCGCTTATGAATATGCGCTGGATTATGCAAAGGAACGTATTCAATTCGGTCGGCCCATTATCGAACATCAAGCTGTGGCTTTCAAATTGGCGGACATGGCAACCAAAATTGATGCGGCAAGATTGCTGATTTGGCGTGCAGGATGGTTGCGCCATAAAGGAATTGGCTTTAAACGTGGCGAAGGAAGTATGGCAAAGCTTTTTGCTGGTGATGTGGCGATGGAAACCACGATCGATG
The sequence above is a segment of the Effusibacillus dendaii genome. Coding sequences within it:
- a CDS encoding acyl-CoA dehydrogenase family protein, translated to MDFELTKEQREIRDLAHEFAEKEVRPVAAHYDETEETPWEIIKKAHKIGLTTFSYPEEYGGGGIDDPITNLLVTEELSWGCAGINVAINGTHLPMAAIMAMGTKAQKDKWIPQFCDPNNVKIGAMGLTEPGAGSDVSSIQTTARREGDYYVLNGTKQFITNGGIADVHVVFATLDRSKGWGGVAAFLIDDKNTPGFSMGRKERKMGVRASHTAQLILEDVKVPVENRLGGEPGDPEYVPGALGALKMLEHTRPGVAAAALGIARAAYEYALDYAKERIQFGRPIIEHQAVAFKLADMATKIDAARLLIWRAGWLRHKGIGFKRGEGSMAKLFAGDVAMETTIDAIQILGGYGYIKEYPVEKWARDAKIYQIWEGTAEIQRMVISRAIAKMGR